The window TGAATATAACCTAAACCGACACGTTTTAAACTAGATAGTTTCTCTTTTAACAGTTCGTTCTTTTCTTCCGAAGAAGAAAAGAAATTTAAAGCCTGATCAACAGAAAAATCAAGAATTTCAGCAATGTCTTTGCCCTGATAATGATATTGAAGGGCTTTTTTGCTATAACGTTTTCCATGACACGCCTCGCAAACTTCAACGACTGGATCCATAAAGGCCATATTTGTGATCGTGACTCCCTTGCCCTTGCAAATTGGACAAGCACCCTGGCCGTTGTAACTGAACAAACTAAAACTAGTCTTATTACTTTGAGCAAATAATTTACGAATTGGATCAAGGATATCCAAATATGTGGCTGGAGTTGAACGCAAATTTGTTGAAATATCTTTCTGAGCTAGATCTATATAAGGATCGTCCAAAGAATTTTTCAATTCTTTAACTAAAGAACTTTTCCCTGAACCGGCAACACCAGTTAAAACGGTCACTACATCAAGCGGGATTTTAACGTTAATATTTTTTAAGTTATTCGAATTTAGATTGGCCAATTGAATAAAATTAGAATTCTTTCTAACTTTTGTCTTAAAAATGATTTTTTGCCTGATCCATTTTCCTGTCAAACAGTCGGAATTGAGAAGTTCTTCATAAGTTCCCTGAAAAGTTAATTGGCCACCAGATGCTCCGGCAACCGGTCCCAATTCAACGACGTAATCAGCAAAGGACATCATTAAGGGATTATGCTCAACAAGTAGGATTGTGTTTCCTTTATTACGCAATCTTGTCAGACCTTTCTTAACCAGATCGATATCATGGGGATGAAGACCAACACTTGGTTCATCCAAAATATAAACCATATCTGATAAAGAACTATTCAAGTATTTGGAAATTTTAATTCGCTGAGCTTCTCCACCGGAAAGACTATTAGTTCCTCGTGCCAAAGATAGATATCCCAAACCAATATCGATCATTGAATGAAGTTTTACCTGTAGTTCCCTAATCAGATCGGTTGTCAGTGTTGCACTAATAGTATCCAAAAAATCGCTTAAATCCTTCAAGCTCATCGAACAAACTTCAGCAATGTTTTTACCATTGATATGGTTTCCAAGAACAGTCGAGTTCAAACGACTTCCATTACAAATCGGACAAGCATGATGAGTAACAATTTTTGAAATTGCCGCCTGATGATGCTGGGCTTCTTTTTTGTGGAGAATCGAACGTCTAATTCTCGGGACAATCCCTTCATATAAGGCCGATTTTGGAAACTTGGGACCGGGATGCTTTAATTGTTGCTGAGGCGCATACATTAGGAGTTGCCATTCCTGGTCGGTAAAATCTTTGACAGGTTTATCGTTATCGAATAAGCCACTATTGACATAACGACGCCAACGCCAAGTATCCGGTCCAAAACTAACGAATTTAATTGCCCCTTGGTTAAGCGACTCATTTTTGTCAATCAACAAATCTTCATCAATATCGTCGATATAACCAAGTCCCTGGCAATTCGGACACATCCCCTTTGGCATATTAAACGAAAAGGTATCAGAGTAGCCAATAAAAGGACGACTAATTCGTGAAAAAAGCAGGCGGAGCAATGAATAAGCCCCTGTGTATGTCCCAACGGTCGAACGAGCGTTTTCACCAATTTTCTTTTGTTCAATTACGATTGCGACCGGTAAATGATCGATTTCGTCAACATGTGGTTGACCGTATTTAGGAAGATACTGCTGTGTAAAACTGGCGAAAGTCTCGTTCAACTCCCTTCTTGACAAAGCCGCAATGGTATCAAAGACCAGAGAAGACTTGCCCGCTCCTGATAAACCGACAAAAACAGTCGTTTTATATTTTGGAATTTTAAGATTAAGATCTTTTAAATTATTTTCTCTGGCACCTTTAACATCAATAAAACCATCAGCAAAAATATTTTTTTGATTCATTAAAATTCAATCTCTCCTCATAACTATTATTAATTTTTGATAAAAAATATTCGACAATCACAAATAAATTCACAAACTATTTATTGAAAGATCCTCGTAATGCCCACTATAACTCAATCTAGTCAT of the Oenococcus sp. UCMA 16435 genome contains:
- a CDS encoding excinuclease ABC subunit UvrA, producing the protein MNQKNIFADGFIDVKGARENNLKDLNLKIPKYKTTVFVGLSGAGKSSLVFDTIAALSRRELNETFASFTQQYLPKYGQPHVDEIDHLPVAIVIEQKKIGENARSTVGTYTGAYSLLRLLFSRISRPFIGYSDTFSFNMPKGMCPNCQGLGYIDDIDEDLLIDKNESLNQGAIKFVSFGPDTWRWRRYVNSGLFDNDKPVKDFTDQEWQLLMYAPQQQLKHPGPKFPKSALYEGIVPRIRRSILHKKEAQHHQAAISKIVTHHACPICNGSRLNSTVLGNHINGKNIAEVCSMSLKDLSDFLDTISATLTTDLIRELQVKLHSMIDIGLGYLSLARGTNSLSGGEAQRIKISKYLNSSLSDMVYILDEPSVGLHPHDIDLVKKGLTRLRNKGNTILLVEHNPLMMSFADYVVELGPVAGASGGQLTFQGTYEELLNSDCLTGKWIRQKIIFKTKVRKNSNFIQLANLNSNNLKNINVKIPLDVVTVLTGVAGSGKSSLVKELKNSLDDPYIDLAQKDISTNLRSTPATYLDILDPIRKLFAQSNKTSFSLFSYNGQGACPICKGKGVTITNMAFMDPVVEVCEACHGKRYSKKALQYHYQGKDIAEILDFSVDQALNFFSSSEEKNELLKEKLSSLKRVGLGYIHLNQTLTTLSGGELQRIKLASQLNEKGTVFLLDEPTSGLHMQDIAEQIKLINQLVDAHNGVIVIEHNQTVISQADWLIDIGPGAGIFGGQVIYSGIPSGILDCSNSLTGKALLRAMN